GCGGCACAGCATCGCCGAGGAGGAGGCCTGGAAGATCATCAGCAGGACGTCCCAGGAGCTCAACATCCGGCTGGTCGACATCTGCAGGCGGGTGGTGGCCGACACCGAGGCGGCCGCGTCCCCCGAGGAGCCGTCCTCCTCGGAGAAGTCCCCACCGCGGGAGGAGGCGGAGGGGAGCGGCTGAGACCGGCCGAGGGCACCCCCTCCGTCGCCCCCGGCCGGTGTCCACGCCCCTCCTCGTGGGCAGCCGAATCCGTCCGCCCGGGCGAGTCCGATCCTATTCACAAGATCACGTCCATGAGAGGTGATCACGAAACGATGCGTTAGTTTCGGTGAATCGGGCAGAACGCACAGTGATGGCTCTCCTATCGAGGAGGTGTGATCGTGGAGATCACCGGCATCATCAGTGCGCTCGTCATCGGCCTGATCATCGGGGCTCTGGCCCGGCTCGTCCTCCCGGGCAAACAGAGCATCCCGATCTGGCTGACCATCCTGGTCGGCATCGTCGCCGCCTTCATCGGCACGGCGATCGCGGGGTTCGGCGGGTACGCCGAAACCCCCGGCATCGACTGGTGGGAGCTCATCACCCAGCTGGTCGTGGCGGTCGTCGGCGTCTCGGTGGTCGCCGGCCTGTGGAGCGGCCGCAAGGGCAGCCACAGGTAGCCGCACCCTTGGCCACCGGGGGTCTTTCACCCCGGCCACAGGAGTTCGCGGTGAACGGGCGGTCCGCCGTTGTGGCCGAAGGCCCGTGTGCGGGGTGCCCGGCTCCGCGCGAAGCACACCGGCCGTTTTGCGGTCCAGACCGAAACCCCGGTATCGGCCCGACCCAAGGCACGGGTCGCTTCGCGCACGGATGCGACGTTCACCTCAATGGGTCTTCGGCCACACGGGAGGACCGCACCCGCACGGACCCCTCCTGCGGCGGGCCTTGAAGACTCCTGGGCCGGGACTGGACTCTCAAGCCAGCTCCCACACCTGCACCGTGCTGTTGTCGTAGGCGGCGGCCAGGAGGGAGCCGTCGGGGCTGAAGGCCACCGCCGTGGGGGCCGCGCCGTCCGGTGATTCGAGGACGGTGATCTCCTCCTGCCCGGCGACGTCCCACAGCCGCAGGGTCGGGTCGAAGGACGGCCCGATCAGCTCGCGGACCTCGGGGTCCTCGGGTTCGACCACGCCGACCCCGGCCAGCAGGCCGCCGTCGGCGCTGTAGGCGATGTCGTGGACCGGCCCGGTGTGCCCGGTGAGTTCGCCGTACTCCTCGCCGGTGTGGGCGTTCCACAGCTTGACGGAGTGTCCCTGGCCGGACGTGGCGATCGAGTCGCCGTCCGGGCTGAACCGCACGTCCCAGACCCGCTGCGACGCCTCCAGCACGAAGACGCTCTCGCCGGTCTCCGGTTCGAAGACCGCGGGGGCGGCACCGCCGACCGCGGCGATCCGGTCGCCGTCGGGGTGCCAGGAGATCTGCATCCAGAACCCCGCGCCCGAGGCGCCCGGCTGGGCGAAGAAGTCGGTGACCATCTCCATCTCCTCCGACTCCGTGTTCCAGACGGCGAGGTTGCCGTTCATGCCGGCGGTCGCCAGCCGGTCGCCCGAGGGGGAGAACTCCACGTCGCTGACCGGGACCCCGCCGCCGTGCAACTGCGCGGTCCAGGCATCGCCCTCCACCGGCGTGAGCCGCACCCGCCCGTCGCTCAGGCCGAGGGCCCCGATGAGTCGATCCGCGTCCGGGGCGTAGGCGATGGACTCGGCGCCGTCCCCTTCGGGCAGGACGTTGTCGCCGGCCGGCAGGCGGTCCTCCATCCGCCACGCCTGGTAGAGGTCGGGGCCGCCCACCGAGAGCCGGTCGCCTTCGGGGTTGAACGCGAGTTCGGTGATGTCGCGGCCGCCGGGGTCGGTCAGCACGAACGCCGGTTCGGCGAAGTCCTCGGCGGTGAGGTCCGTGGTGGGCGAGTCGGGCACCTCGGGACCGGCGGCCTGGGAGGACGCGGCCGCACCGGTGTCGGCCGCCGTCCCGGCGTCGGCGGCCCCCTCCCCCGGCAGCAGCCGGACCGCGGTCAGCGTGCCCGCTGCGACGACCACGGCGGTCCCGGCAGCGGCGGCGGCCAGCGGCCACCTCCGCCTGCGCATCGGGCCGGCCGTGCCGTCGGCGAACTCCCGGCCCCGCCGCTCCATGGACTCGACGCCGTCGCGCGCCTGCTCGGGCGGCCACGCGGTGCCGTATCCCGCGGGTTCGAAGCGGTCGATCAGGTCGTCGGGCGTGGGGCGCCGGACGGGGTCCTTGGCCGTGCAGTGCTCGATGACCTCGTGCAGCGACTCCGGAACGCCGGCCATGTCGATGTCGGCGGTGGCGATGCGGTACAGGACCGCCGGCGTCGGGCCGTCGCCGAACGGGTCGCGCCCGGTGGCCGCGTAGTACAGGACGCCGCCCAGCGCGAAGACGTCGGAGGGGTAGGAGACCATGTGCCCGTAGGTCTGCTCGGGCGACATGAACCCCGGGGTGCCGATGATCTCGCCGGTGCGGGTGGGCCCGCCCGACTCGGTGGTGCGCGCGAGGCCGAAGTCGATGACGCGGGGGCCGTCGGCGGCCAGCAGCACGTTGCCGGGCTTGAGGCCGCGGTGCACCAGGCCGGCGGCGTGGATCGCGCGCAGCGCCTCGGCCAGGCCGAGCGCCAGCGCGTACAGGGAGTGCTCGGGCAGCGGCCCGTGCTCCTTGACCGCCTCGCTCAGCGAGGGGCCCGCGACGTACTCGGTGGCCAGCCACGGCTGGGCGGCGTCGGGCTCGGCGTCCACCACCGCGGCGCCGAAGTGCCCGCTGACGTGGCGGGCGAGCTCGGCCTCACGGGCGAACCGCCGGCGGTACCCCGGCTCGGCGGCGAGGTCGGACCGGATGACCTTGATCGCCACCAGCCGGTTCGCGGGCGAGCGGCCGAGGTAGACCAGGCCCATGCCGCCCGCCCCGATGCGGGCGAGCAGCGTGTGGTGGCCGATCGCGGCCGGGTCCTTCTCGGTCAGCGGTTTCACGCCGGACTCCGTTCGTCTTCTCCATCGTGGCCCAGGTGTCAGGGCCTCCCCGCTGTCTGAGAAAGCCCCGACCTTCACTGCTTCATGGGGTGGTGGGGGGCGGTGGGCTGCTCAGGGCCGGGTCCAGACCGTGGCCAGGCCGTTCTCGTACCCCACGGCGACGCGCGTTCCGCCGGGGTTGAAGGCGAAGGCGGACCCGGGGACCGGGCTCTGCTGCGAGTCGTCGCCGCCGATCCATTCGCCCGTGGCCAGGTTCCACATGCGGACCCTGCCGAACTCGTCACCGGAGACCAGGACCTCGCCGCCGGGGTCCACCGCCATGGCGGTGACCGCGCCCTCGTGCCCGGCCAGGGCGTGCAGCTCCTCATGGGACTCCGCGTCGAACACGCGGACCATGTGGTCCTCCCCTCCGGTGGCGATCCGCTCGCCGCCGGGAATAGGGACCGCCGTGACGCCGCCGGACGCCCCCGTGTCGAAGCGGTCGCGTTCGGCCCCGGTCGCGGGGTCGACGACGCGCACGGTGGAGCCGTCCGCGACCACCGCGCTCCCGCCGTCGGGGTGGAGGCGGAACCCGGCGCCCCGCGCCTGCTCCGGGGTCGGCAGCCGCGCACCGGAAGCGACGTCGAAGCGCGTCCAGCCGTCCGCGCCGACCACGTACAGAATGTCACTCTCCGCACTGAAGTCGGCACCGACTGTTTCAGGGTAGCGTTCGGCGAGCGGCAGCCCGGCGGATTCGGCGGAATCGAGTCCGGCCTCGGACACCGCCGGGACCACGGTGCCGGTCTCGCCGGTGGCGGTGTCGGTGAGCAGGACCTCTCCGGTGACCGAGCCCGTCGCCCGGTACGCGCCGTCCGGGGAGAAGGCCACCGATCCCACCAGCGGCTCCCCGCCGTGCTCGACGTCCTCGTGCCCGGCGAGCTCCGCGGTCAGGTCCCATCGGTCGAGCTTGCCGAGCCTGGCCGTGTACAGCCGCTCGGGCTCGCCGGGGTCGAAGGCCAGGGAGGTGACGGGGGCGGCCTCCGGATCGTCGCCCCGGTCCTCCAGCAGGTCGGGGTGGGTGTCGCCGGAGACGAAGTCGGCACCCCACGCCGGGCCGGGCGGCGGCGGGTACAGCGTCTCGTCGCGCCCCTCGGAGGCCCCGGCGCCCCCTCCGGCCCCTTCCGAGCCGGCCTCCGAGGTGGAGCGCTCCCGCAGGTAGAGGTCTGTCCCGAACGCCGCCCCGCAGCCGGCGACCAGGGCGGCCGCCGGCGCGGCCGCGACCGCCGTCCGGCGCCGCCGGCGGGAGGGGGCGCCGGACGCCGGGGCCGGCGGTGCGGCGAGGCTGCGGCGCGCCAGGCGGTCCCGCTCGGCGATCAGCTCCCGCACCGGCGGGGGCAGCCATCCGGCGTCAGCCTGCGGGACGGGGACGGGCCGCCGATCGGAACCCGGCTGCGCGGCGGGGCCGCCGGGCCCGCTGTCCCCGGAGGGGTCCGGACCGGAGGAGAGGTGTCCCGGCAGGTCCCGGACCAGGTCGTCGGGGGTGGGGCGGTCGCGGGGATCCTTGGCCAGGCAGCGCCGCAGGGGGTCGCGCAGCCCCGGCGGCACGGCGCCGAGGTCGGGATCGTCGTGCACGATGTGGAACAGCACCGTGCGCTCGTCGCCGCCGAACGGGGGCCGCCCGGCGGCGGCGTGGTGCAGCACGGAGCCGAGGGAGAAGACGTCGGAGGCCGGGGTCACCGGGAGGCCGTTGGCCTGCTCCGGCGACATGAACGCCGCCGTCCCCAGAACCTGGCCGGTCCTGGTCACCGATGCGCCGTCGAGAACGCGCACGATCCCGAAGTCGATGACGCGGGGACCGTCGGCGGCCAGCAGCACGGTGGAGGGCTTGAGGTCGCGGTGCACCAGGCCGGCGCGGTGGACGGCGCGCAGCGCCTCGGCCAGGCCGGGCGCGAGCGTGGCCAGCGAACGGGCGGGCAGCGGCCCGCACCGCTCGACCGCCTCGCGCAGCGAGACGCTGGGGACGAACTGCGTGGCCGGCCAGGGCGTCTCCGCGTCGGGGTCGGCGTCGACCACGGGGACGCCGAAGACGCCGCCCACCCCGCGCGCCGCCCCGACCTCCCGGACGAACCGCGTGCGGAGGTCGGTGTCGCCGGCGTGCCCGGGATGCACCACCTTGATGGCGAGCAGCCGCCCCGACTTGGAACGCCCCAGGTAGACCCGTCCCATGCCGCCGCCACCGATGCGTGCGAGCACCCGGTACCGGCCGACCCGCCGCGGATCGGCATTGGAAAGGGGCTGCACCCGAACCTCCGGACTCATGGGGATATGGGGAGGGCGTGCCCACCGGGCGGGGCGCGAGTGCAATATACGACGATGATTCGGTTACCGAAGGGTCGGCGTCGTGGAACGACCGGATGTGGCCGAAGAAGTTCAGGCACCGGGATGCCGCCGCGCGGCGGCATCCCGGTGCCGGTCAGGCGATGCCGGTCACGCGGTGCCGAAGGGGTTGTCGATGACGTATCGCCAGAGCCCGTCCCGGCCGCGCCGGGCGACGTCGGCCGCGGTTCCCTCCAGGTGGACGTCGGAACCGTCGCGCGCGGTGCCGCGAATGGACCAGTCGACGACGAGCAGGGCGATGTCGTCGGCGGTGTAGACGTGCCGGGTCCGCGCGTCGATCGGCAGTCCCAGCCGGAGCAGATGCTCGACGGCGCCGACCCGGGCCGGGCCCGTCATGGGCTGACCGGGTGCGGGCACGAGGACACCGCGATCCTCGTAGGCCAGGTCGACGGCGCGCGAGTCGCCGGAGTTGAACGCGGCGGCGAAGACCGAGTGCAGCAGAGCCGGATCGTCGGGGAGAGCCGCGCGGGGGCCGTGGGCGTCATGATTGGTCGTCATGACATACACATCATAACGCGGGAGGATGCCGCTCCGCCTTACCGGGGGTCGTGAAGCCTCAGTCGAAGGAGGGATCCGCGGTGGCCGGATGATGGCGCGCGTCTTCCTTAACCCCAGGGAGTCGTGAACCTCAACCACAGGAAGGACCCGCGGTGACCGGGCGATCCTCTCGCGCGCCATCCCTCCCGGGGCGAGCCGTGGCTCCAGGCAGGGCCGAGGGCGGCCGGGACAAGCCTCCTGGAGCCAGGCTGCAGACCCCCGGACCGGAGCCGCCGCCCCTCAGCGGGTGGGGTACGTGGTTCTGAGCGTGAGTCCGGAGACGGCGACCAGGCGCCCGCTCCCGGCCTCCCGGCCCGCGCCGGCGGTCCCCGAGGCCGTGCCGATGGCCCAGGGCCCCGCGGCGGCGGCCTCCTTTCTGGCCACCACCGCGTCGAACTCGTCGTCGGCGACCTCGGGGACCGCGCCGTAGCGGCCGGTCAGGTAGCACAGGGCCCGGTTCGCCTCCCCTTCGTCCTGGTAGTCGCTCAGCGGGAAGAGGTGGGAGGCGCCCTCCTTGTCCTTCTCTGCGAACCAGACCTCCTCGCGCCGGAGCGCGTTGCCGCCCCGGATCCAGCCGAGGAGGGCGATGTCGTGGCTGGAGAAGACGAGCTGGGCGCCCTTGGGGTTGGTCGCCGGGTTCTCGAACAGCTCGATGAGCTTGGCCGACAGGTGCGAGTGCATGTTCGCGTCCAGCTCGTCGACGACCAGGACCGAACCGGAGCGCAGCGCGGCCATGATGCGTTGCCCCAGTTCGAACAGCGCCACCGTGCCGTGCGACTGCTGCCGGATGCCCAGGGGCTCGACCGCGCTGTCCGCCGCGCGGTGGTGGAAGAGGACCTCGACGCGGCCGAGGGCCTGGACGCGGCGCCTGCGGAAGCTCTCCGGGGTGCCGGCGTAGCGCTCCTCGATCTCGGCGATCTCGCCCTCGGTGGGTTCCTGCCGCTTGAGCTCCAGGCGCTCGATGCCGGTGTCCGCCGCGCGCAGCAGCCCTTCCAGCTCCTTCATCCAACCGCCGTCCGCCGCGCGCGCGGCGTGAGCCTGCGAGGCGGGCGAGCGCTCCGCGAACCGGAAGGCCAGCCGGGACACGAACCAGTCGTAGACCGGCCGCACCGCCTCCTGCCTGGACCGCGCGGCCACGGTGAGGAAGAGCGCGTTGTCCTCCGTGATCTCCTTGACCTGGCTCATGGAGCCGGGCAGGCTTGCGCCGAAGCGGTAGCCGTCCGGGTCGCGCTCGAAGACGACGCGGCGCTCACCCCTGGGATAGGAGTGCAGCCGCTCCCACACGACCTGCGCGTCGTCGACCGAGAACCCGTAGGTGTAGCGGACTCCGCCGAGCCGGAGCTCCACCGCGTAGGTGGAGGGTTCGGTCAGGCTCGCCGCGCGCAGCGCGAAGGGGAACCGCTCGATCCCGGCGTCCGGCTCGTTCTCCGTCATGGACGAGCGCACCATCCGCTGCATGAACCGCATGGCGTCCAGGAGGTTGGACTTCCCCGATGCGTTCGCCCCGAAGATGCCCGCCACCGGGAGCGCCGGCTCCTCCGTCTCCGGTTCGGCCGCGGGTTCGGACAGGGGGACGAGCAGCAGTTGCTGCCTGCCCTTGAGGGATCGATGGTTGGACGCCTGAAAACTCAGCAGCATCCGCGGCCTCCCTGGAACGCCAGAAATCATTACGGAGAGTTACTATAGCGGCGCGCACCGTGAATGACTGCCTTGGCCGACGAAGGCGCCCTGGTGTTTCGTCCCGCGGCCGCCCCGTTTCACCCCCGATGACCCGGCTCCGCGCTGCGGGCCGGGCCATCGGGCCGGACGCCCGGCTCCGCGGGCCGTCCACTCCGTCCGCTCCACCCGCTCCGGTGCCGGATCGGGTCAGGGCCGCAGCTCCCAGCCGTAGAAGGGTCCCTCCTCGGGCAGCAGACCCCAGATCCCCAGTCCGGCCAGGACCGCGATGACCGCCAGGAGCACGCACGCGATCGCCAGGCCCGCCGGGTGCCCGACGTTCATCGTCCATCCGACGCCCATGGCCCGCTTGGACACCCACACCGCGGGGTCGGCGCGGTTGGCGTAGACCGTCCCGGCGAGGTGCCAGAAGCGGTCGTCGTCGCGCTGGACGTAGCCGGTGTCCTCGTCGGCGGGCGCGCCGTGCCGCAGCCGCCACCCGCCCTGGCCGACGGCGAGGACGACCGCGATGGCGCCGACCGCGGCGGCGAGGCCCACAGCCACGTCCAGGTGCTGAAGAACTTGCGGAACTCCACGGAGATCAGTCGAAGCGTCATCGGGTCTCCTGCTACTCGGCGCGGGCGGTCGGCGGCTTCGGTCAGGTCGGTCAGCGCGAGCACCTCGTCCACCCTGCGCGGGGCGATCCCCGCCGCGTGGCAGTAGATCCGCAGGTGGGCGCGGCCGCTGCGCGCCGGGTGGAAGTTCGACGCCTCCAGCGACGCCCCCACCACGGTGAGCGGATCGGTCAGGCGGGCGTAGGCCCGGTCACCGATCACGACGCCGCGCAGATCCCCCGCACCTTCATACGAGATCACCACGCGCCCTGTTCTGCCGCTCACGCTTCCGTAGCGCCTCGATGCGATCGATGTTCCTGCGAATCACCGCCATCCGCGTCCTGCCGGGGTCCCATCCTCGCTCCGACAACCGCCCGAGAAGCTGACGCAGGAACACACCAGGATCGATCAGCACGCCTGCCTGAGTGCAGACCAGCACATTCCATCCCATGTCCCGCAAAGCGGCTCGACGCGCATGGTCATGCATACGGTCTTCGGGGCGGCCGTGGTGCTCTCTGCCGTCGTATTCGACCCCTTGCCGGTACTCCGGAAACCCCAAATCGATATAGCGATCGCACCCCTTCCCAGTGATGACGTGCACCTGCAGATCAGGGCGAGGAAAGCCGGCGTCGACGATGCAGCAGCGCGTCCAGCTCTCCGCGGCGACTGGGCGCGTGGGTCCGCGAGTTCGACCACGTCCCGAAGCGTTCTCACTCCGGCGCGCCCCTCATGTCGGCGCACCTCCGCAGCAGGTCCACGCGAGAAACCCCGATACGAACGAACTGGTCAAGCGCTGCCAGCGCCTCCAAACGGGGAAGGAGCCGTCCACAGTCAAGAGCGGTCCGTTCGAGGGTGGTGGCTCTCACGCCTTCCATGGATATGGCGTCCTGCTCAGGCACCTCCCATCGGTACTCGCGGCATCCAGCCCGCCATGGTTGCCGCTTATCGGGAGGTACGGCGATCTCGACGGGCCGGATCCGGCTCTCCGTACCGTGTGGAAGAACATCCAGCCCCCAGAGCCGGGCGGCGGTCCGGCCCACGACGATGGCATGGGGCGGGAGGTAGGAAGCCAGGAGCCGGGCGCGGTGACTCGGGGATTGCCGCTCACTGTTCCGGAGAGCAGTGAACCCGGAGGAGACAGGTGGCTTCTGCATGATGCGAGGATGCCGGCGAGGCAGGATTCCCGGAAGTCGTTCTTCACGGCCTGTGGAAAAGCCTGTTCGAGGGCAAGGTGCAGGTTGGTCTGCGCGGCGCCGGGGCGATCCCTGAGTGGGCCTTCGGCCCACGCGAGAGGATCGCCCAGTCGCCGCGGAGAGTTGTGGGGGGCGACCGAGGTGTGCGAGTCGTGGTCAGTCGAGCGCCATGGACCATTCGCCGTCGGCCTCGACCGCGATGACGGCGGTGTCCGTCGGCATGAGGACCTCGCCGTCGTAGGAGCCGATCTCGTTGACGAGGAGGTCGGAGTCCTCGCCGTAGGCCCACACGGCGAAGTTGCCCTCTCCGGCGTGGGTGGCGGCGACCGTCTGCAGCCCGGCGGACTCCTCGGCGAAGAGGAGCACGTCGTGGCCGGTGCCGGAGACCTCGTCCCCCTCCCAGACCCGGGCGTCGGTGAGGGGCCTGAGTTCGACCGTCCACGCCCCGTCGGCCTCGACCTGCACGGCCGCCATCTCGTCACCGACGTGGCCGTTGTAGAGGACGGTCCCCTCGTAGGAGCCGATCTCGTTGGCGAGGAACTGGTCCTCCTCGCCGGAGGAGTTCACGCCGTGAACGATGAAGTTGGCCGAGCCGTCGTGCGTCATGGTGGCGATCCGCGGGTCCTCGTGGAGCTCGACCTCCTCGACCGCGTCGCCGTTTCCCTCAAGGGAGACGGTCTCGGGCGGGGTGTAGGCCGGTTCGGGTTCCTCGGTCTCCGGTTCCTCGGTCTCCGGTTCCTCGGCCTCCGGTGCGTCGTGGGAGTCGGTGTGGGAGTCGGCCGGGCGGGACGGGTCGTTCCCGTCCGCGATGGGGGCGTCGGCGGCGGCGGGGGCGTCCTGCCCGCCGCCGCAGGCGGTGGCGAGCAGGGCGAGGAGGACGCCGACCGTGGTCAGAAGGTGCGGGTTCATGACAGGGACACCGTCACGCCGTCGCTGAACGCGGAGTCGTGCAGCTCGATGCGGTCGGGCTGGACGTCGGCGGGGACGTCGTAGATGACCTGGGCCTCGACCTTGTTGCCGGGGTTGATCTCGTTGAGGAACGATTCCGCGTCCTCACCCAGGTAGATCTCGGCGCCCGTGTCGTTGGAGTACTCGGTGTCGTCGGCGTCGACCAGCGTCTGGTTGGAGCCGTCGAACATCTGGGCCCGGTCGCCGATGTTCTCCACGGTGACGTGCACGATCACGTACTGGCCCTGCGGCGTCTCGGACAGGACCCCGTCCCCCACCGACTCCACGCCGGTCTCGACGTCGGTGACGGTGAACGCGAACTTGCCGTCCTCCACCGTGTCCCCGATGCCGGCCGCAGCCTGCTCCTCCTCCGCACCGGCCTCGGCGTCCCCGCCGTCGCCGGCGGAGGCGCCGCCCTCGGCGGCCGTGTCGGAACCGGAGGAACCGGGGTCGGTGCTCCCGCTGTCGATGCTCGCCACGACGGCGACGCAGCCGACGAACCCGAAGAGGACGCAGACGCCGAGGGTGATCAGTGAGGCCCACAGGCATCCGCGGCTCTTCTTCGGCGCGGGCTGGGGGTATCCGGGCTGGTAGTTCATTGTCGTCTTCCTTAATCGTCGAGGAGCGGAGCGCCACCCCGGGAATCCGGGCAGCACGAGCAGAGCGGACGACGCCGCGGGGTCTTCGGGAGTGGAGGACCGGAGGGCTGGAGGTCTACGGGCGGAGAGGGCGGAGGAGGGTCAGGCGTGCGGGATGCCGACGAGCTCGACGTCGATGTTGCGCTCGTCCAGGGCCTTGGTCGTGCGGTAGAGCTCGACCTGTGCCAGCGGGTAGAGCGTGTCCACGTCGACCTCGCCGTGGTTCCTCAGATGTACGGCGAAGACCACCGTGCGCGGCCTGAAGGACTCATCGATGTCGCGGTCGGGGTCGAGCTCCTTCACCCGCCTCACGAAGCGCTCCCGGGCTTCAGTCTCGAATTCCAGGCTCTCCAGAGCCGATCTGACCTGGATGAACAGGTGACTCAACGCGGAAGCCGAAGCGGCCTGCTTGACGTGGATGAGCCGGTTCCCTGGACCGAGGAGGTCGCACAGTTCGATGCCGCGCCCCCAGTGCGCGGGAGTCTTGACGAGGTTCCTGTCCAGGCACAGGTATCCCGCGGCCGGATCGTGGACGCCGTCGTTGTAGTCGCCCTCGTCGCCGGCGCCCCAGGCCGGCAGCTCGATCGGTGATCCCCGTGAGAGCAGCCGTTGCAGGTTGTCGCGGACGGCCTGGAGGTAGTCCGCGCCGTAGCGGTACCAGTGCCCGTGGCGAAGGACGAAGATCTCCGACTCCATGTTCACGGTGGCCTCGATCCAGTCCAGTGGCCTGGTGTGCTTCCGGATCTCCCAGCGTCCGTCGGGGTCGGAGTAGAGCTGGATCCATCCGGCACGGAGCGCGGCGACCACGTTGCCCGTCTGCAACTGCTTGAGCCGGGCCACGAGGTGGGTCCGGAGACTGTCCGGGTCGCAGTCCGTCCGCAGTGGGCAGGACTTCGGGCCGATACGGGCGACGAAGGAGCGGGTCCTCTCCAGATCGTCGAGGGCGTCCTCGGGCGGGGCGATCGCGAGCTCCAGGGATTCGGGGTCGCCCAGGCATTCGGCGAACAGGTCCCACAGGACCTGCAGCCGTTCGGGATCCCGCTCTTCCGTGTGGGCCTCGAGGATGCGGAAGTCATCGCGGGGGTCCACCGACCGCTCGACCTCCGCGATCCACCGGATGTCGTTGACCAGGTCGCCGGGAGCGACTCCGAGGCGGGTGCGGACGCCGTCCGCGCAGTCCACATAGGGGAGCCGTCCCGTGATCCCGGTGTAGGTGAGCCCGTTCGCTCCGGAGCGGACCCGAAGCCCGGTGACGATGTCGCGCTCGGGGCGCACACCGTAGGTCCGCACGTTCCCCCCGTGGGCGATTCGGGTGTGCTCGTAGCGACCGGGCACGTCCATCCGTCGGCGGCGGACCGTGGTGACCGCGGTGGAGTCCGCCACCCGCGCCGCGAAGCGGCGTCCGAAAGCGGATTCCCTGAGTTCTCGCGGGACGAGGTGGTGGCCTTCTCCGTAGCTGAACGCGTACACGGACGCGTCGACGGCGATCAGCACCGTGACCGCCGGATTGCCGACCTCCAGTTCCATGTGGAGTCCGGTGGTGCTCCGGGCGTTGTCCAGCCAGTCGGGAGGGTGAACGCCGCCGCGTAGTCCGTGGACCACCACGGCGACCATGCCACCGACGTTCACACTCTCCATGCGCAGCCCGTCATTCCGCAGTCCCTGTTCGTCGAACACGGCACGCATGTCTTCGGGGCGCGGTTCGACTCCGATGAGGCGGTGCAGGGTGAGTTCTTGTGTACGTGCCGCGACACGCTTGCCGCAACGGCGGCTCGTCCTGGTGCCGACGTGTGAGTTCGACATGCGGGGCCTCCTCACCGGAATGTTTGCTTTCCTGGAGCCTCAGACCATGCCCCATCAACCAAGACAATAGAACCATAGCTTGTGAACCTAGTCAACGGAGACTTAGCCACTCTCTTACTTAAACAGTCAAACAGGCGTACGATAGAGTGCACGTCGCAGCAGCTGAGCACAGGAGTCCTCATGGCGAACACCCCGTCCGGAACAACCGTGAACTCGGTTGAGATCGCGCGCCTGGCGGGCGTGGGGCGGGCGGCCGTCAGCAACTGGCGACGGCGGCACGCGGACTTTCCACAGCCTGTGGGCGGCACCGACGGGAGTCCGCTGTTCGACCTCGGCCAGGTCAGGGCGTGGCTGATGAAGTCGGGCAAGTTGAACGAGGACGACGATCCGGCAGCCGCGATCGAGACCGCGTGGAAGGCGCTGGACCCGCTGCGCGCAGGCATGGACGGCGCCGACGCGGTCGCCCTGGTGGGGGCCGCTCTGCTGCTGGCCGAAAGAGAGCCGTCCGGCCTGGAGGGCCTCGCCGGAACCGAGTTCGCCGACCGGCTCACGGAGATCATGGCGGCCGAGGAAACCGGAACGCCGCCGCTGCCCCTGCCCGATGTTCACACGCTCCGAGCGGCCCTGCTCGACGCCGTCCGCTCCGTGAACGGGCTCGGGGACGCCGCGCACGCCTTCGAACTGCT
This sequence is a window from Spinactinospora alkalitolerans. Protein-coding genes within it:
- a CDS encoding DUF4352 domain-containing protein, translating into MNYQPGYPQPAPKKSRGCLWASLITLGVCVLFGFVGCVAVVASIDSGSTDPGSSGSDTAAEGGASAGDGGDAEAGAEEEQAAAGIGDTVEDGKFAFTVTDVETGVESVGDGVLSETPQGQYVIVHVTVENIGDRAQMFDGSNQTLVDADDTEYSNDTGAEIYLGEDAESFLNEINPGNKVEAQVIYDVPADVQPDRIELHDSAFSDGVTVSLS
- a CDS encoding DUF559 domain-containing protein, encoding MHVITGKGCDRYIDLGFPEYRQGVEYDGREHHGRPEDRMHDHARRAALRDMGWNVLVCTQAGVLIDPGVFLRQLLGRLSERGWDPGRTRMAVIRRNIDRIEALRKRERQNRARGDLV
- a CDS encoding TIGR04141 family sporadically distributed protein, yielding MSNSHVGTRTSRRCGKRVAARTQELTLHRLIGVEPRPEDMRAVFDEQGLRNDGLRMESVNVGGMVAVVVHGLRGGVHPPDWLDNARSTTGLHMELEVGNPAVTVLIAVDASVYAFSYGEGHHLVPRELRESAFGRRFAARVADSTAVTTVRRRRMDVPGRYEHTRIAHGGNVRTYGVRPERDIVTGLRVRSGANGLTYTGITGRLPYVDCADGVRTRLGVAPGDLVNDIRWIAEVERSVDPRDDFRILEAHTEERDPERLQVLWDLFAECLGDPESLELAIAPPEDALDDLERTRSFVARIGPKSCPLRTDCDPDSLRTHLVARLKQLQTGNVVAALRAGWIQLYSDPDGRWEIRKHTRPLDWIEATVNMESEIFVLRHGHWYRYGADYLQAVRDNLQRLLSRGSPIELPAWGAGDEGDYNDGVHDPAAGYLCLDRNLVKTPAHWGRGIELCDLLGPGNRLIHVKQAASASALSHLFIQVRSALESLEFETEARERFVRRVKELDPDRDIDESFRPRTVVFAVHLRNHGEVDVDTLYPLAQVELYRTTKALDERNIDVELVGIPHA